In Carya illinoinensis cultivar Pawnee chromosome 7, C.illinoinensisPawnee_v1, whole genome shotgun sequence, the following are encoded in one genomic region:
- the LOC122315340 gene encoding uncharacterized Rho GTPase-activating protein At5g61530 isoform X2, with amino-acid sequence MPSVTSPQWQEKASGFFSSSGVKLKEAGQSAGTFVGEVAKDAKYNFTDVAERVGSMVKSRWAFLQQPSTRHAVQERLISAAATTGTLLRKGVSETKDKVVVGKTKVEEVAKKTAQKSKTILTDIERWQKGVASTDVFGVPIEVTVQRQQSSRPIPHILVICADYLIVSGLNSPDLFKSEGDKKVIQQMVSMYNQDSNASLPEVVNPVDIAALIKCYLACLPEPLTTFELYNEIKGARSSIHAMRNILKRLPIVNYTTLEFITALLLRVSQKSLLNKMDVRSLAMDMAPVIIWQRGRKPEFYKKYWSEPSKGPSKNLDPPPNYSAWDMLAEEGEAMDASSLIPLDDGMPVDFGAIEVVQCLIEHHNAIFTDANETIWR; translated from the exons ATGCCGTCCGTCACATCGCCCCAGTGGCAAGAGAAGGCTAGcggttttttttcttcctcag GGGTGAAGCTTAAAGAAGCCGGGCAATCAGCCGGGACATTTGTTGGGGAGGTTGCAAAAGATGCGAAGTACAACTTCACTGACGTGGCGGAGCGTGTTGGCTCCATGGTGAAAAGTCGATGGGCATTTCTACAGCAGCCATCCACAAGGCACGCCGTTCAGGAACGTCTTATATCCGCTGCTGCTACCACCGGCACATTGCTTAGGAAGGGCGTCTCCGAGACAAAGGACAAGGTCGTCGTCGGGAAGACAAAAGTTGAAGAG GTGGCAAAGAAGACTGCACAAAAAAGTAAGACCATCTTGACTGACATTGAACGATGGCAGAAG GGAGTTGCTAGCACTGATG TATTTGGAGTTCCAATTGAGGTCACAGTGCAACGACAACAATCCAGCAGGCCCATTCCCCATATTTTGGTCATTTGTGCAGACTATCTCATAGTATCTG gATTAAACTCACCAGACCTTTTTAAGTCTGAAGGAGATAAAAAGGTCATTCAACAAATGGTTTCAATGTACAACCAAG ATTCAAATGCATCATTACCAGAGGTAGTAAATCCAGTTGACATAGCAGCTCTGATAAAATGCTATCTAGCCTGCCTTCCTGAGCCACTAACTACATTTGAGCTTTATAATGAGATCAAAGGTGCCCGTTCTAGCATACATGCAATGAGAAACATACTTAAGAGGCTTCCTATTGTAAACTACACGACCCTGGAATTTATTACTGCTCTGTTACTCCGCGTTAGCCAGAAGTCACTTCTTAACAAG ATGGATGTCCGAAGCCTTGCGATGGACATGGCCCCTGTTATTATTTGGCAGAGGGGACGGAAACCggagttttataagaaatattgGAGTGAACCATCCAAAGGTCCTTCCAAAAACTTGGATCCCCCGCCTAATTACAGTGCATGGGACATGCTTGCTG AGGAGGGTGAAGCTATGGATGCATCCTCTCTCATTCCCTTGGACGATGGCATGCCAGTTGACTTTGGTGCTATTGAGGTTGTTCAGTGTCTTATAGAACATCACAATGCAATTTTCACAGACGCAAATGAGACGATTTGGAGATGA
- the LOC122315030 gene encoding U-box domain-containing protein 35-like isoform X2, whose translation MGKSCWKQKETQSYKLLLVIGRNEFLLGAVCHVNSNLDYLVISIKAFLCHVAKKRFLARSTAMDKSEIAADDNLAPLPSSSLVVAVAINGKRKSKYAVKWALEKFVPEGKATFKLMHVRARINSVPTPLGTIPVSQVRDEVAAAYRKDVEWRTSETLLPYKKLCAQKKVEVDVLVIESDDVVNALAEEIAKHGINKLVIGASYRGLFTRKLKGLSSKISVRTPRFCTVYAISKGKLSSIRPSNIETTGSVKDDRSGKSYSTRSSSCYTSSSLTGTSSFETSHSRRQSLDVEEGKDDMSSCPTNADSEHALRQVSIFKSMPIDNQSCISDQASATEMLTEYPSSETQENISFELEKLRTELRHARGMYAIAQSETIDASLKLISLNKDRLEEAMKLKEINLKEEMAKELARQEKKRYEAAITEATYARHCAEREGSQRKEAEMKAIRDAKEIEKLENALVGPVQSYRKITWEEIVSASSSFSEELKIGMGAYGAVYKCSLHHTTAAVKVLHSKGSHMTKQFQQELKILSEIRHPHLLLLLGACVDHGCLVYEYMENGSLEDRLLRKNGTTPIPWFERYRIAWEVASVLAFLHNSKPKPIIHRDLKPANILLDYNLVSKIGDVGLSTMLRSDSTSMSTSYKDTGPVGTLCYIDPEYQRTGSISPESDVYAFGMVILQLLTAKPAMALAHVVETALIDGHLHEILDQEAGNWPIEETKALAELGLSCAELRRRDRPDLKDKVLPALERLKEVGERARDSISIVQSPPNHFICPILKEVMNDPCVAADGYTYDRGAIDQWLEVNNKSPMTNMLLPNKNLIPNFTLLSAIMEWKSSDQ comes from the exons ATGGGGAAATCTTGTTGGAAACAAAAGGAAACCCAATCCTACAAGTTGTTGCTGGTGATTGGCAGAAATGAATTTCTTCTTGGGGCAGTCTGTCACGTCAACTCAAATCTGGATTATCTTGTTATATCCATAAAA GCTTTCCTTTGTCATGTTGCAAAGAAACGTTTTTTAGCAAGGAGCACTGCCATGGATAAAAGCGAAATTGCAGCAGACGACAATCTTGCACCACTGCCCTCGTCATCTTTAGTTGTTGCAGTAGCCATCaacggaaaaagaaaaagcaaatatGCAGTAAAGTGGGCACTGGAGAAGTTTGTTCCTGAGGGAAAGGCTACCTTCAAGCTGATGCACGTCCGTGCAAGGATTAATTCAGTTCCCACACCTC TGGGAACAATTCCAGTTTCACAAGTTCGGGATGAGGTGGCAGCAGCTTATAGAAAGGATGTGGAGTGGCGAACAAGTGAAACGCTTCTTCCTTACAAGAAGTTGTGTGCTCAGAAAAAG GTGGAAGTGGATGTTCTAGTGATTGAATCTGATGATGTGGTGAATGCCCTAGCAGAGGAGATTGCCAAGCATGGTATCAACAAGTTGGTTATAGGAGCTTCATACCGTGGCTTATTTACACG GAAACTTAAAGGTCTATCCTCGAAAATCTCAGTGCGCACTCCGAGATTCTGTACAGTCTATGCTATTTCAAAGGGAAAGTTGTCTTCTATACGCCCATCGAATATTGAAACAACTGGAAGCGTTAAAGATGACAGAAGTGGGAAAAGTTATTCTACCAGAAGTTCATCATGCTACACTTCCAGTTCACTGACAG GAACAAGTTCATTTGAAACCAGCCATTCTAGACGCCAGTCTTTAGATGTCGAGGAAGGGAAGGATGATATGAGTTCTTGTCCCACTAATGCAGATTCTGAACATGCCCTGCGTCAGGTCTCTATCTTTAAAAGCATGCCAATAGATAATCAGTCATGCATTTCTGATCAAGCTTCCGCCACAGAAATGCTCACCGAGTATCCTTCATCTGAGACCCAG gaaaatattagttttgagCTAGAAAAGTTAAGAACTGAACTCAGACATGCCCGAGGAATGTATGCAATAGCTCAAAGTGAGACAATTGATGCCTCCTTGAAG CTGATCAGTCTGAATAAAGACCGATTGGAGGAAGCAATGAAGCTCAAGGAGATCAATCTCAAAGAGGAGATGGCCAAAGAATTAGCAAGACAAGAGAAAAAGAGGTATGAAGCTGCTATAACAGAAGCCACATATGCCAGACACTGTGCTGAAAGAGAAGGTTCCCAACGAAAAGAAGCAGAGATGAAGGCTATTCGTGATGCAAAAGAGATAGAGAAACTTGAGAATGCTCTTGTGGGTCCAGTGCAGTCATACCGCAAGATCACATGGGAAGAGATTGTGTCTGCCTCTTCATCTTTTTCTGAAGAACTTAAAATAGGGATGGGAGCATATGGAGCAGTTTATAAATGCAGTTTGCATCATACAACTGCCGCAGTGAAAGTTCTTCACTCTAAAGGGAGTCACATGACTAAGCAATTCCAGCAGGAG CTTAAAATCTTGAGCGAAATTCGTCATCCACATCTACTTCTCCTTCTTGGAGCATGTGTAGATCATGGTTGCCTCGTGTATGAGTACATGGAGAATGGTAGCTTGGAGGACAGGTTGCTCAGGAAAAATGGTACAACCCCTATCCCTTGGTTTGAGAGGTACCGAATAGCTTGGGAAGTAGCCTCAGTGCTTGCCTTTCTtcacaactcaaagccaaaaccaATTATCCATCGAGATCTGAAACCAGCAAACATATTGCTCGACTATAACCTTGTAAGCAAGATCGGTGATGTTGGCCTTTCTACAATGCTTCGTTCAGATTCTACTTCTATGTCTACTTCATACAAGGACACGGGGCCTGTTGGGACACTTTGCTACATAGATCCCGAGTATCAGAGAACTGGATCaatctctccagaatctgatgTCTATGCTTTTGGGATGGTGATTTTGCAGTTGCTGACTGCAAAACCAGCTATGGCACTGGCCCATGTGGTGGAAACTGCTTTGATTGATGGTCATTTACATGAAATTTTGGACCAAGAGGCTGGGAATTGGCCAATTGAGGAGACGAAGGCATTGGCTGAACTGGGACTGAGCTGTGCTGAGCTTCGACGTAGAGATAGAcctgatttgaaagataaagtACTTCCTGCACTGGAGAGATTGAAGGAGGTTGGCGAGAGGGCTCGAGACTCGATTTCCATTGTTCAATCCCCACCTAACCACTTCATCTGCCCAATCCTAAAG GAGGTGATGAATGACCCTTGTGTTGCTGCGGATGGTTACACTTATGACCGCGGAGCAATAGACCAATGGCTTGAAGTGAACAATAAATCGCCAATGACCAATATGCTATTGCCCAATAAGAATCTGATCCCAAATTTCACGCTTTTATCTGCGATTATGGAATGGAAGTCTAGCGACCAATAA
- the LOC122315030 gene encoding U-box domain-containing protein 35-like isoform X1, whose product MGKSCWKQKETQSYKLLLVIGRNEFLLGAVCHVNSNLDYLVISIKAFLCHVAKKRFLARSTAMDKSEIAADDNLAPLPSSSLVVAVAINGKRKSKYAVKWALEKFVPEGKATFKLMHVRARINSVPTPLGTIPVSQVRDEVAAAYRKDVEWRTSETLLPYKKLCAQKKVEVDVLVIESDDVVNALAEEIAKHGINKLVIGASYRGLFTRKLKGLSSKISVRTPRFCTVYAISKGKLSSIRPSNIETTGSVKDDRSGKSYSTRSSSCYTSSSLTDLGSVASYSHARSPSLLMQRFQALATINQILLKTGTSSFETSHSRRQSLDVEEGKDDMSSCPTNADSEHALRQVSIFKSMPIDNQSCISDQASATEMLTEYPSSETQENISFELEKLRTELRHARGMYAIAQSETIDASLKLISLNKDRLEEAMKLKEINLKEEMAKELARQEKKRYEAAITEATYARHCAEREGSQRKEAEMKAIRDAKEIEKLENALVGPVQSYRKITWEEIVSASSSFSEELKIGMGAYGAVYKCSLHHTTAAVKVLHSKGSHMTKQFQQELKILSEIRHPHLLLLLGACVDHGCLVYEYMENGSLEDRLLRKNGTTPIPWFERYRIAWEVASVLAFLHNSKPKPIIHRDLKPANILLDYNLVSKIGDVGLSTMLRSDSTSMSTSYKDTGPVGTLCYIDPEYQRTGSISPESDVYAFGMVILQLLTAKPAMALAHVVETALIDGHLHEILDQEAGNWPIEETKALAELGLSCAELRRRDRPDLKDKVLPALERLKEVGERARDSISIVQSPPNHFICPILKEVMNDPCVAADGYTYDRGAIDQWLEVNNKSPMTNMLLPNKNLIPNFTLLSAIMEWKSSDQ is encoded by the exons ATGGGGAAATCTTGTTGGAAACAAAAGGAAACCCAATCCTACAAGTTGTTGCTGGTGATTGGCAGAAATGAATTTCTTCTTGGGGCAGTCTGTCACGTCAACTCAAATCTGGATTATCTTGTTATATCCATAAAA GCTTTCCTTTGTCATGTTGCAAAGAAACGTTTTTTAGCAAGGAGCACTGCCATGGATAAAAGCGAAATTGCAGCAGACGACAATCTTGCACCACTGCCCTCGTCATCTTTAGTTGTTGCAGTAGCCATCaacggaaaaagaaaaagcaaatatGCAGTAAAGTGGGCACTGGAGAAGTTTGTTCCTGAGGGAAAGGCTACCTTCAAGCTGATGCACGTCCGTGCAAGGATTAATTCAGTTCCCACACCTC TGGGAACAATTCCAGTTTCACAAGTTCGGGATGAGGTGGCAGCAGCTTATAGAAAGGATGTGGAGTGGCGAACAAGTGAAACGCTTCTTCCTTACAAGAAGTTGTGTGCTCAGAAAAAG GTGGAAGTGGATGTTCTAGTGATTGAATCTGATGATGTGGTGAATGCCCTAGCAGAGGAGATTGCCAAGCATGGTATCAACAAGTTGGTTATAGGAGCTTCATACCGTGGCTTATTTACACG GAAACTTAAAGGTCTATCCTCGAAAATCTCAGTGCGCACTCCGAGATTCTGTACAGTCTATGCTATTTCAAAGGGAAAGTTGTCTTCTATACGCCCATCGAATATTGAAACAACTGGAAGCGTTAAAGATGACAGAAGTGGGAAAAGTTATTCTACCAGAAGTTCATCATGCTACACTTCCAGTTCACTGACAG ACCTTGGTTCAGTTGCTTCCTACTCTCATGCCCGTTCTCCTTCCCTACTAATGCAGCGATTTCAAGCTCTTGCAACTATTAACCAGATCCTTCTTAAGACAGGAACAAGTTCATTTGAAACCAGCCATTCTAGACGCCAGTCTTTAGATGTCGAGGAAGGGAAGGATGATATGAGTTCTTGTCCCACTAATGCAGATTCTGAACATGCCCTGCGTCAGGTCTCTATCTTTAAAAGCATGCCAATAGATAATCAGTCATGCATTTCTGATCAAGCTTCCGCCACAGAAATGCTCACCGAGTATCCTTCATCTGAGACCCAG gaaaatattagttttgagCTAGAAAAGTTAAGAACTGAACTCAGACATGCCCGAGGAATGTATGCAATAGCTCAAAGTGAGACAATTGATGCCTCCTTGAAG CTGATCAGTCTGAATAAAGACCGATTGGAGGAAGCAATGAAGCTCAAGGAGATCAATCTCAAAGAGGAGATGGCCAAAGAATTAGCAAGACAAGAGAAAAAGAGGTATGAAGCTGCTATAACAGAAGCCACATATGCCAGACACTGTGCTGAAAGAGAAGGTTCCCAACGAAAAGAAGCAGAGATGAAGGCTATTCGTGATGCAAAAGAGATAGAGAAACTTGAGAATGCTCTTGTGGGTCCAGTGCAGTCATACCGCAAGATCACATGGGAAGAGATTGTGTCTGCCTCTTCATCTTTTTCTGAAGAACTTAAAATAGGGATGGGAGCATATGGAGCAGTTTATAAATGCAGTTTGCATCATACAACTGCCGCAGTGAAAGTTCTTCACTCTAAAGGGAGTCACATGACTAAGCAATTCCAGCAGGAG CTTAAAATCTTGAGCGAAATTCGTCATCCACATCTACTTCTCCTTCTTGGAGCATGTGTAGATCATGGTTGCCTCGTGTATGAGTACATGGAGAATGGTAGCTTGGAGGACAGGTTGCTCAGGAAAAATGGTACAACCCCTATCCCTTGGTTTGAGAGGTACCGAATAGCTTGGGAAGTAGCCTCAGTGCTTGCCTTTCTtcacaactcaaagccaaaaccaATTATCCATCGAGATCTGAAACCAGCAAACATATTGCTCGACTATAACCTTGTAAGCAAGATCGGTGATGTTGGCCTTTCTACAATGCTTCGTTCAGATTCTACTTCTATGTCTACTTCATACAAGGACACGGGGCCTGTTGGGACACTTTGCTACATAGATCCCGAGTATCAGAGAACTGGATCaatctctccagaatctgatgTCTATGCTTTTGGGATGGTGATTTTGCAGTTGCTGACTGCAAAACCAGCTATGGCACTGGCCCATGTGGTGGAAACTGCTTTGATTGATGGTCATTTACATGAAATTTTGGACCAAGAGGCTGGGAATTGGCCAATTGAGGAGACGAAGGCATTGGCTGAACTGGGACTGAGCTGTGCTGAGCTTCGACGTAGAGATAGAcctgatttgaaagataaagtACTTCCTGCACTGGAGAGATTGAAGGAGGTTGGCGAGAGGGCTCGAGACTCGATTTCCATTGTTCAATCCCCACCTAACCACTTCATCTGCCCAATCCTAAAG GAGGTGATGAATGACCCTTGTGTTGCTGCGGATGGTTACACTTATGACCGCGGAGCAATAGACCAATGGCTTGAAGTGAACAATAAATCGCCAATGACCAATATGCTATTGCCCAATAAGAATCTGATCCCAAATTTCACGCTTTTATCTGCGATTATGGAATGGAAGTCTAGCGACCAATAA
- the LOC122315340 gene encoding uncharacterized Rho GTPase-activating protein At5g61530 isoform X1: protein MPSVTSPQWQEKASGFFSSSAGVKLKEAGQSAGTFVGEVAKDAKYNFTDVAERVGSMVKSRWAFLQQPSTRHAVQERLISAAATTGTLLRKGVSETKDKVVVGKTKVEEVAKKTAQKSKTILTDIERWQKGVASTDVFGVPIEVTVQRQQSSRPIPHILVICADYLIVSGLNSPDLFKSEGDKKVIQQMVSMYNQDSNASLPEVVNPVDIAALIKCYLACLPEPLTTFELYNEIKGARSSIHAMRNILKRLPIVNYTTLEFITALLLRVSQKSLLNKMDVRSLAMDMAPVIIWQRGRKPEFYKKYWSEPSKGPSKNLDPPPNYSAWDMLAEEGEAMDASSLIPLDDGMPVDFGAIEVVQCLIEHHNAIFTDANETIWR, encoded by the exons ATGCCGTCCGTCACATCGCCCCAGTGGCAAGAGAAGGCTAGcggttttttttcttcctcag CAGGGGTGAAGCTTAAAGAAGCCGGGCAATCAGCCGGGACATTTGTTGGGGAGGTTGCAAAAGATGCGAAGTACAACTTCACTGACGTGGCGGAGCGTGTTGGCTCCATGGTGAAAAGTCGATGGGCATTTCTACAGCAGCCATCCACAAGGCACGCCGTTCAGGAACGTCTTATATCCGCTGCTGCTACCACCGGCACATTGCTTAGGAAGGGCGTCTCCGAGACAAAGGACAAGGTCGTCGTCGGGAAGACAAAAGTTGAAGAG GTGGCAAAGAAGACTGCACAAAAAAGTAAGACCATCTTGACTGACATTGAACGATGGCAGAAG GGAGTTGCTAGCACTGATG TATTTGGAGTTCCAATTGAGGTCACAGTGCAACGACAACAATCCAGCAGGCCCATTCCCCATATTTTGGTCATTTGTGCAGACTATCTCATAGTATCTG gATTAAACTCACCAGACCTTTTTAAGTCTGAAGGAGATAAAAAGGTCATTCAACAAATGGTTTCAATGTACAACCAAG ATTCAAATGCATCATTACCAGAGGTAGTAAATCCAGTTGACATAGCAGCTCTGATAAAATGCTATCTAGCCTGCCTTCCTGAGCCACTAACTACATTTGAGCTTTATAATGAGATCAAAGGTGCCCGTTCTAGCATACATGCAATGAGAAACATACTTAAGAGGCTTCCTATTGTAAACTACACGACCCTGGAATTTATTACTGCTCTGTTACTCCGCGTTAGCCAGAAGTCACTTCTTAACAAG ATGGATGTCCGAAGCCTTGCGATGGACATGGCCCCTGTTATTATTTGGCAGAGGGGACGGAAACCggagttttataagaaatattgGAGTGAACCATCCAAAGGTCCTTCCAAAAACTTGGATCCCCCGCCTAATTACAGTGCATGGGACATGCTTGCTG AGGAGGGTGAAGCTATGGATGCATCCTCTCTCATTCCCTTGGACGATGGCATGCCAGTTGACTTTGGTGCTATTGAGGTTGTTCAGTGTCTTATAGAACATCACAATGCAATTTTCACAGACGCAAATGAGACGATTTGGAGATGA
- the LOC122315030 gene encoding U-box domain-containing protein 35-like isoform X3, producing the protein MDKSEIAADDNLAPLPSSSLVVAVAINGKRKSKYAVKWALEKFVPEGKATFKLMHVRARINSVPTPLGTIPVSQVRDEVAAAYRKDVEWRTSETLLPYKKLCAQKKVEVDVLVIESDDVVNALAEEIAKHGINKLVIGASYRGLFTRKLKGLSSKISVRTPRFCTVYAISKGKLSSIRPSNIETTGSVKDDRSGKSYSTRSSSCYTSSSLTDLGSVASYSHARSPSLLMQRFQALATINQILLKTGTSSFETSHSRRQSLDVEEGKDDMSSCPTNADSEHALRQVSIFKSMPIDNQSCISDQASATEMLTEYPSSETQENISFELEKLRTELRHARGMYAIAQSETIDASLKLISLNKDRLEEAMKLKEINLKEEMAKELARQEKKRYEAAITEATYARHCAEREGSQRKEAEMKAIRDAKEIEKLENALVGPVQSYRKITWEEIVSASSSFSEELKIGMGAYGAVYKCSLHHTTAAVKVLHSKGSHMTKQFQQELKILSEIRHPHLLLLLGACVDHGCLVYEYMENGSLEDRLLRKNGTTPIPWFERYRIAWEVASVLAFLHNSKPKPIIHRDLKPANILLDYNLVSKIGDVGLSTMLRSDSTSMSTSYKDTGPVGTLCYIDPEYQRTGSISPESDVYAFGMVILQLLTAKPAMALAHVVETALIDGHLHEILDQEAGNWPIEETKALAELGLSCAELRRRDRPDLKDKVLPALERLKEVGERARDSISIVQSPPNHFICPILKEVMNDPCVAADGYTYDRGAIDQWLEVNNKSPMTNMLLPNKNLIPNFTLLSAIMEWKSSDQ; encoded by the exons ATGGATAAAAGCGAAATTGCAGCAGACGACAATCTTGCACCACTGCCCTCGTCATCTTTAGTTGTTGCAGTAGCCATCaacggaaaaagaaaaagcaaatatGCAGTAAAGTGGGCACTGGAGAAGTTTGTTCCTGAGGGAAAGGCTACCTTCAAGCTGATGCACGTCCGTGCAAGGATTAATTCAGTTCCCACACCTC TGGGAACAATTCCAGTTTCACAAGTTCGGGATGAGGTGGCAGCAGCTTATAGAAAGGATGTGGAGTGGCGAACAAGTGAAACGCTTCTTCCTTACAAGAAGTTGTGTGCTCAGAAAAAG GTGGAAGTGGATGTTCTAGTGATTGAATCTGATGATGTGGTGAATGCCCTAGCAGAGGAGATTGCCAAGCATGGTATCAACAAGTTGGTTATAGGAGCTTCATACCGTGGCTTATTTACACG GAAACTTAAAGGTCTATCCTCGAAAATCTCAGTGCGCACTCCGAGATTCTGTACAGTCTATGCTATTTCAAAGGGAAAGTTGTCTTCTATACGCCCATCGAATATTGAAACAACTGGAAGCGTTAAAGATGACAGAAGTGGGAAAAGTTATTCTACCAGAAGTTCATCATGCTACACTTCCAGTTCACTGACAG ACCTTGGTTCAGTTGCTTCCTACTCTCATGCCCGTTCTCCTTCCCTACTAATGCAGCGATTTCAAGCTCTTGCAACTATTAACCAGATCCTTCTTAAGACAGGAACAAGTTCATTTGAAACCAGCCATTCTAGACGCCAGTCTTTAGATGTCGAGGAAGGGAAGGATGATATGAGTTCTTGTCCCACTAATGCAGATTCTGAACATGCCCTGCGTCAGGTCTCTATCTTTAAAAGCATGCCAATAGATAATCAGTCATGCATTTCTGATCAAGCTTCCGCCACAGAAATGCTCACCGAGTATCCTTCATCTGAGACCCAG gaaaatattagttttgagCTAGAAAAGTTAAGAACTGAACTCAGACATGCCCGAGGAATGTATGCAATAGCTCAAAGTGAGACAATTGATGCCTCCTTGAAG CTGATCAGTCTGAATAAAGACCGATTGGAGGAAGCAATGAAGCTCAAGGAGATCAATCTCAAAGAGGAGATGGCCAAAGAATTAGCAAGACAAGAGAAAAAGAGGTATGAAGCTGCTATAACAGAAGCCACATATGCCAGACACTGTGCTGAAAGAGAAGGTTCCCAACGAAAAGAAGCAGAGATGAAGGCTATTCGTGATGCAAAAGAGATAGAGAAACTTGAGAATGCTCTTGTGGGTCCAGTGCAGTCATACCGCAAGATCACATGGGAAGAGATTGTGTCTGCCTCTTCATCTTTTTCTGAAGAACTTAAAATAGGGATGGGAGCATATGGAGCAGTTTATAAATGCAGTTTGCATCATACAACTGCCGCAGTGAAAGTTCTTCACTCTAAAGGGAGTCACATGACTAAGCAATTCCAGCAGGAG CTTAAAATCTTGAGCGAAATTCGTCATCCACATCTACTTCTCCTTCTTGGAGCATGTGTAGATCATGGTTGCCTCGTGTATGAGTACATGGAGAATGGTAGCTTGGAGGACAGGTTGCTCAGGAAAAATGGTACAACCCCTATCCCTTGGTTTGAGAGGTACCGAATAGCTTGGGAAGTAGCCTCAGTGCTTGCCTTTCTtcacaactcaaagccaaaaccaATTATCCATCGAGATCTGAAACCAGCAAACATATTGCTCGACTATAACCTTGTAAGCAAGATCGGTGATGTTGGCCTTTCTACAATGCTTCGTTCAGATTCTACTTCTATGTCTACTTCATACAAGGACACGGGGCCTGTTGGGACACTTTGCTACATAGATCCCGAGTATCAGAGAACTGGATCaatctctccagaatctgatgTCTATGCTTTTGGGATGGTGATTTTGCAGTTGCTGACTGCAAAACCAGCTATGGCACTGGCCCATGTGGTGGAAACTGCTTTGATTGATGGTCATTTACATGAAATTTTGGACCAAGAGGCTGGGAATTGGCCAATTGAGGAGACGAAGGCATTGGCTGAACTGGGACTGAGCTGTGCTGAGCTTCGACGTAGAGATAGAcctgatttgaaagataaagtACTTCCTGCACTGGAGAGATTGAAGGAGGTTGGCGAGAGGGCTCGAGACTCGATTTCCATTGTTCAATCCCCACCTAACCACTTCATCTGCCCAATCCTAAAG GAGGTGATGAATGACCCTTGTGTTGCTGCGGATGGTTACACTTATGACCGCGGAGCAATAGACCAATGGCTTGAAGTGAACAATAAATCGCCAATGACCAATATGCTATTGCCCAATAAGAATCTGATCCCAAATTTCACGCTTTTATCTGCGATTATGGAATGGAAGTCTAGCGACCAATAA
- the LOC122315340 gene encoding uncharacterized Rho GTPase-activating protein At5g61530 isoform X3, protein MVKSRWAFLQQPSTRHAVQERLISAAATTGTLLRKGVSETKDKVVVGKTKVEEVAKKTAQKSKTILTDIERWQKGVASTDVFGVPIEVTVQRQQSSRPIPHILVICADYLIVSGLNSPDLFKSEGDKKVIQQMVSMYNQDSNASLPEVVNPVDIAALIKCYLACLPEPLTTFELYNEIKGARSSIHAMRNILKRLPIVNYTTLEFITALLLRVSQKSLLNKMDVRSLAMDMAPVIIWQRGRKPEFYKKYWSEPSKGPSKNLDPPPNYSAWDMLAEEGEAMDASSLIPLDDGMPVDFGAIEVVQCLIEHHNAIFTDANETIWR, encoded by the exons ATGGTGAAAAGTCGATGGGCATTTCTACAGCAGCCATCCACAAGGCACGCCGTTCAGGAACGTCTTATATCCGCTGCTGCTACCACCGGCACATTGCTTAGGAAGGGCGTCTCCGAGACAAAGGACAAGGTCGTCGTCGGGAAGACAAAAGTTGAAGAG GTGGCAAAGAAGACTGCACAAAAAAGTAAGACCATCTTGACTGACATTGAACGATGGCAGAAG GGAGTTGCTAGCACTGATG TATTTGGAGTTCCAATTGAGGTCACAGTGCAACGACAACAATCCAGCAGGCCCATTCCCCATATTTTGGTCATTTGTGCAGACTATCTCATAGTATCTG gATTAAACTCACCAGACCTTTTTAAGTCTGAAGGAGATAAAAAGGTCATTCAACAAATGGTTTCAATGTACAACCAAG ATTCAAATGCATCATTACCAGAGGTAGTAAATCCAGTTGACATAGCAGCTCTGATAAAATGCTATCTAGCCTGCCTTCCTGAGCCACTAACTACATTTGAGCTTTATAATGAGATCAAAGGTGCCCGTTCTAGCATACATGCAATGAGAAACATACTTAAGAGGCTTCCTATTGTAAACTACACGACCCTGGAATTTATTACTGCTCTGTTACTCCGCGTTAGCCAGAAGTCACTTCTTAACAAG ATGGATGTCCGAAGCCTTGCGATGGACATGGCCCCTGTTATTATTTGGCAGAGGGGACGGAAACCggagttttataagaaatattgGAGTGAACCATCCAAAGGTCCTTCCAAAAACTTGGATCCCCCGCCTAATTACAGTGCATGGGACATGCTTGCTG AGGAGGGTGAAGCTATGGATGCATCCTCTCTCATTCCCTTGGACGATGGCATGCCAGTTGACTTTGGTGCTATTGAGGTTGTTCAGTGTCTTATAGAACATCACAATGCAATTTTCACAGACGCAAATGAGACGATTTGGAGATGA